The nucleotide window GTTTGATAAAAGATGGACTTTATGGTACCATTTACATAGCCCCCGGCAACACTAGCGCCGGTAACGATTGAGAAGACTGTAATTGGTGGGAACCTGATTATGATCAAAATCCCTACCGACCTCATAGCAAAAACTGTTACCCCGGCTCTGGAGGCCAGGGAGGAGATAGCCGGGGCTTACCTTTTCGGTTCCGCCTTGGAGTTATGCCGCCCTGATAGTGATATTGATATCGGGTTGGTCATAGACCCTCTTTACGGACCGCCGGAGGAATACTACGAAAGGATAGCCAATAGTATAGCCAACCGCCTTTCCAGACTTAACGGCCATCCTTTTGATGTTGTGCCTTTAAATATAATGAACAGCATTTTTGCTTTCAAGGTAATAAGAAACGGTCGCTTGATTTATAACGTCCGGCCACTGATAGTTAGCGATTTCATAGAAAAAATAAGCCGCCAGTATGCCGAAAATTACCCACGTTACCGGGAGGCCCTAAAGATAATTGTGGGGGTGTAAATTGTGGCTATAGATAAAGAACGGGTTCTGCAGAAAATCGCCTATATCCGTGAGCAAGTAAGCGCTATCGAAGAGCTGGTAAAAACCTCGAAACGACAAGAGCTTCTAAATGATCCCTGGAAGTTAAGGGGCGTCAAATACGCTTTACAAACAGCTATAATTCGTGCTGAGGGACATAAGGGTTAAAGACATAAAAAGCCGTCCCCTGCCGTCACAGGGGGCTTGCTTTATTTTCTCGGCGCAGGATTATAATATCACCCCCGCGGTCAACGAGTCGGGCAGAGATGGTGCCGCCGCCGGGCTCGATCACCAGGCAGTAACCGTCCCTTTCCCGGCAGATGGTACCGGCGGCGGTGAGTCTTTCCGCAAGCTCCCGGCGGCGCAGGAGGGCCTGTTCCCCTTCGGCCAGGCGCAGGGCAAGGGTATCCATCTTGAGGAGGCAGGGCAGGACCTGGTTGCCGGCAAGGAACAAGCGTGTACGGTAACACCCTTCCCGGTATGCCTCAAAACCCCTCACCTTACCCCCGACCACATAGCCCGTCCCGCCTTCATCCCGGCTGCGGGGGCGGCGCAGGCGCAAAGGTACCAGGACCATTTCCGGTCCCAGGACGACGGGAAAAGCATGACTTCTGCCCTGGGACCAGGCGGTCTGCTCCTGACGCCAGGAAACACCGAGGTGCGCTGCCAGGGACTTTAGAACCGTCTTCGTCCGGCGGCGGTCTAAAATTTTTGTCCCATCGTCCAGCCAGACCTCAGTGTAGTTGCCGCAGTCGTCACCCGTGCCGTAGATGGGTACGAGGCAAATTACTTTTTCCCACAGGCCTTCCTTTAACCAGGATATTATCAAGAATGCCACCTCCTACCTGGTCTCCATTATATAAAACAAATGTTCGAAGATCAAGGCGGTTTTCAATCACGATTCGCGATAAGAGCTTCACTCCGGTCCCGCCCTGTTTAAGGTTTGCACCAGGGCCTGGATGGCCGCCGTGAGATCATCGAGTTTTTTCTCGACGCGTACCAGTAAATATATCCATCTGATAATTATTTTGGAAAGGCTATAGGATAGATTGACTAAGAAAACGAGAGAAATACAAAGGGAAAAACACTACAGACAATTAAATTGTACCTTAACGGTTATAAAAAACTCCTATGGATAATTTTTTACGGTTTAATATTAAAAACATGCTTTGTTTCCGATTAGAACAAAAGATGATTAGAAACAGACGCTGTTATTTATGGATTCCTACTATGAACAGATGCCTATGGATATCCCACTTATACTTTCGCCAGCAAATTAATGGGAAATATTGGATTTGTAAAATACTAAGGGATAGGTATATCCATATCTCTTTTATCCTTTTTTTCTGCCCCCCGGCGCGTCGTTGCCGGGCCGTTTTTTATTGCGCTTTCTGGCGGTAGAAAAATAGTGATGGGATGTCATTCTATAAAAGGAAAATATAGACTTATGGCGAATAATGACATAAAAAACAGTATAAGGGAAACAGAACCGAAAGGCGTGGAGATTATGTCATGTATTTCATCTCCTGAATACCGCATTATATCCTTCTAAAACCGCATTTTGCCCTATTTCGGGAGGAAAGAGAAGCCGGTCCAAGAATATTTTAGGAGGTAAAAAATGGATAAGATGCCATTAATAAATTTGGCCTTACAGTCATTCCCGGAAAGTATCCTGTTATTGCTTTTTGGCTCAGGCCTATTTAAACGTTGTCCCAGCATTTACAGACTACTAATTGGGGCGGCCCTTTCCTCCATAATTTCCTATTTTATCAGGAGATTGCCTTTTCCTT belongs to Moorella humiferrea and includes:
- a CDS encoding nucleotidyltransferase domain-containing protein; this encodes MIKIPTDLIAKTVTPALEAREEIAGAYLFGSALELCRPDSDIDIGLVIDPLYGPPEEYYERIANSIANRLSRLNGHPFDVVPLNIMNSIFAFKVIRNGRLIYNVRPLIVSDFIEKISRQYAENYPRYREALKIIVGV
- a CDS encoding YvrJ family protein yields the protein MSLVFLVNLSYSLSKIIIRWIYLLVRVEKKLDDLTAAIQALVQTLNRAGPE